Proteins encoded together in one Macadamia integrifolia cultivar HAES 741 chromosome 8, SCU_Mint_v3, whole genome shotgun sequence window:
- the LOC122087662 gene encoding type III polyketide synthase A-like gives MLLLPQKHQHPTNSEYIYLLRAQILETPDRNQIFFFLNCGKMSAPNASDCKSSASMSGKRTHTPGKATVLAVGQAFPAQLIPQEHLVEGYFRDTKCQDSAMKEKLERLCKTTTVKTRYTVMSREILDNYPELTTEGSPTIQQRLEIANPAVLKMAMEASLACIKEWGRPVGDITHVVYVSSSEIRLPGGDLYLASQLGLRKDVGRVMLYFLGCYGGVSGLRVAKDIAENNPGSRVLLTTSETTILGYRPPNMSRPYDLVGAALFGDGAAAVIIGADPISGIESPFMELNYAVQQFLPGTHNVIDGRLSEEGINFKLGRDLPQKIEENIEEFCKMLMEKANLKDYNDLFWAVHPGGPAILNRLESNLKLKPEKLKCSRKALMDFGNVSSNTILYVMSYMREELKRGGGEEWGLALAFGPGITFEGILVRNLQ, from the exons ATGCTGCTCTTGCCTCAGAAGCATCAGCATCCAACAAACTCAGAATATATATACCTTTTGAGAGCACAAATCTTAGAGACTCCAGACCGCAatcaaatcttcttcttcctgaaCTGTGGAAAGATGTCAGCACCCAATGCTAGTGACTGCAAAAGCAGCGCTTCCATGTCTGGGAAGCGAACTCACACTCCGGGAAAGGCCACCGTGTTGGCAGTTGGTCAGGCATTCCCTGCCCAACTCATCCCTCAGGAACATTTGGTTGAAGGCTACTTCCGAGATACAAAATGTCAGGATTCGGCGATGAAGGAGAAGTTAGAGCGTCTCT GCAAGACCACCACTGTGAAGACAAGGTACACAGTCATGTCTAGGGAGATCTTAGACAATTACCCTGAATTAACAACAGAAGGCTCACCAACCATTCAACAAAGGCTTGAGATAGCAAACCCTGCAGTACTAAAGATGGCCATGGAAGCAAGCCTTGCTTGCATCAAGGAATGGGGGAGACCAGTAGGAGACATAACCCATGTTGTCTATGTGTCCTCAAGTGAAATAAGGCTCCCTGGGGGAGACCTTTACTTGGCTAGCCAACTTGGCCTTAGAAAAGATGTTGGTCGTGTAATGTTATACTTTCTAGGATGCTATGGAGGTGTCTCTGGCCTTCGAGTTGCCAAGGATATCGCTGAGAACAATCCAGGTAGCCGTGTTCTGTTAACGACATCTGAGACTACCATACTCGGGTACCGTCCACCTAACATGTCACGGCCTTATGATCTTGTGGGCGCTGCCCTTTTCGGCGATGGTGCAGCAGCAGTCATCATAGGGGCTGACCCAATAAGTGGCATAGAATCTCCATTCATGGAATTGAACTATGCAGTGCAACAGTTTTTGCCAGGAACACACAATGTAATCGATGGTCGTCTATCTGAAGAAGGCATAAATTTCAAACTAGGAAGGGATCTACCACAAAAGATTGAAGAAAACATTGAGGAGTTCTGTAAGATGCTTATGGAGAAGGCCAATTTGAAAGACTATAATGATTTGTTCTGGGCTGTTCATCCAGGAGGTCCAGCAATACTAAACAGACTAGAGAGTAATCTGAAATTGAAACCTGAAAAGCTGAAGTGTAGTAGGAAGGCATTGATGGATTTTGGGAATGTGAGTAGCAACACTATCCTCTATGTTATGAGTTACATGAGGGAGGAGCTGAAGAGAGGTGGTGGGGAAGAATGGGGACTTGCCTTGGCTTTTGGACCTGGCATTACTTTTGAAGGCATCCTCGTTCGTAACCTGCAATGA